From the Miscanthus floridulus cultivar M001 unplaced genomic scaffold, ASM1932011v1 os_2703, whole genome shotgun sequence genome, the window TTTTAACCTAGCCCgtggggagtcgaacccaggccTGCTGGGTGCTACTAATTCACTACAACCACTAGGCTGCAGCCTGCAGACCCGTTTGCATCTCATCTCTATTCTCCATATACATAATACATCACATATCTATCTCTATATACATGATACATGGACAACTTGACCACTAACATTTTTTTCCTTCAACAATGAATCCCTAAAAATACACAGCTAACTAGATGCAGGTTATAGTAATCGTCTAGCTAGTTCTTGCATTGCTGCTGGAACCACACACATAATAAGTATGTTCTGATCTATTCGTTAATATGTTGCTAGTTCCTCCCATTTATGAAGCATATCTTATATTTCTGAAGCATATACTATATTCTCCCATTTGATCAACTTACTTGTGTATTGACTCGGAATTTCAGACATAATATAACTGGTCTCAAAACTGTTTACATGATAACATATATGGGACCGAGCTATGAATATTTTAGCCTTTAGCATCTCAGAGCAAAAAAAAAGGCACAATTTTAGTAAAAATTGCTGTTGttaattactccctccattctaaattataagtcgttcccAGAACgaagaacgacttataatttagaatggagggagtaacttTTAGTGTCACCATTTTCTTGCTCatccagtttctgtaaatgataTGCGAACAGTGACAAAACAAAGAATAACATCCCTAATTTCTTCTACTCCAAACTAGCTTCTGTGCCACATGAATGCAGCAAAATCTCTTCTACTCCACTTTCGCATTTCTTTACCAAGCACTGCCAAAAAGAAATTGAAATACAATGCAAGCAAATCCATCCATTTAAGAAACAGAACAGAAAAAGACATTTCCATTTCTTTTAATGATCGGATGGGTGGGAATGATGGTAAGGATGGCAGCGGATCGGGTTCAGggcggatatccgcgggtttcggtttCAGGGCCTGATTTTTTCCCACGGTTTTTTCGGGTTCGGATACCCGAAATGCTGCGGTTTTGGTGCGGATCTTTAATTCCACCCACAAAGCTCCATCGGGCCCCGTAAGATTCAGCCCACTAGTAGCCCAACTAGCAACCCTAGGTATATAAGATCCCTCAGCCCTCTCTCGCACCCCAAGTTTTGAAAGTCGACGACTACGACGCGCCTAGTCGCTAGGCTACGGCCCGCGCCTGGGACTAGGGGGGGTAGTCGCCCCTCAAGTCGACGGGAGCGCCTAGGCGGCGCTAGGCGGCGCCTCCGCGCGACTCGGCGGCGCCCAGAAGCCCTAGGCGGCGCGGAATCGACTCGAGTCGGCCCGGGTTTCCCAGCGCGCGCAAAATATTACGCGGCGGCCGACGAGCGCAGCGCGCGGGGAAAGGGTTGGCGCCGGGGGGAAATTGCCACGCGAGGCGCGACGGATAAGGCCGCGTATGGGTACCGAAGCACCGCGCGACGCTATTCCCGCTGCCAGGCGACGCTCCTCTCCCGCCGGGAAGCAGCTTCCGCCGGCGCCGACGCTCCTCCCCGCCCGCCAGTCCGTTccgacctcgtcctcctccactcCTCCCCGGTCTCCGCCCAGCTCGTCCTCCTCCCCGCATCGAAGCCTCGAAGGGCCTCCCCGCCAGCCAACTCCCCGCCGCCCAATACCCTCCCCGGCGGTCATCTCCCTCAGGCGGAGCCCCAACCCCTAAGGCCGACGCCCGAAGCCGAAGGTATGTCCtcccctgctctgctctgctcccttGAACTGCTCTGCTCTGTTTCCCtgctgctctcctctcctctgtttCTGAAATCTGAAGTATGAATCTGTGAATTGCTGTAGTACTGCATGTATATATCATTATATCTGATTGCTTGTTCTGAAATCTGATTGCATGTTCTGAAACTCAGATTGGTTGATTGCTACAGCCTACAGGACCTAAGGTATGTCTATCTAAATTATTCATGATTTCtgctatataaatatatatattatgctatatatattatatattatactAAATTGGCAAAACGCCTAGCAtcgcctaggctagcctaggctgGACTAGTCGCTAGGCTAGGGGTCATCGCCTAGATTTCGCCTAGCGCCTAGAAAAACTTGGCTCGCACCCACCCAGCGCCGCACGCCGCACCCAACCACGCACCTCtctgcttctctctctctcggtCCTCAGGCCAGCACTTGCGGCTCGTCCTCAGGCCCTCGCGTTCACGCCCAGTGCCCAGTCACAGCAAGCAGAGGAGCAAGGGCCGGCGCGCCCAGCCGGAGCAGGTGCCACCCCACGCTTCCCGCAAGCGGCGGCACGGGCCGCGCGGCGCCCCCCCCAGGCCCCAGCCGCAGGCCCGCAGGCGGCGGCGAGGGCCGCGCGGCGCCCCCAAAGCCCCAGCCGCAGACgcacaggcggcggcggcgtggtgctCCCCAGGCAGCGGCTCATCGCATTGGGCCAGGCGGCCAGCACATCCTCACGGATTCTCGGCTCAATGTTTCGGGTTTTTGATAATCCGTTGGGTTTCGAGGATCCGCGGGCTTCGGTTTCGGGGATGGATTTCCGCCCAAATTGGTGttcggggcggattcgggttttcagttcgggtttcggttttgggtgcccagagactccacccgatccgaacccgccccgttgccatccttaaatGATGGAGAGATGTCCCAGACCATTGTAACTGAAGCTGTCTCTATGATGGTAGATAGAGTGATTGACCCCACTTATATGCGTATTAATGACAACACCTCCATGCACCCCATCATTGGACTTAAACAGAGGACATTATATTTGACTTAATCTATGAACCTTCTAGATATTGGGCCTGAACAAACTTAAGATAGGACTCTTCTGTGTGCTGCAACACTAATTCTAGAAAATTCTATGCCAAATTGACACGGGAAGACATCTTGCATGAGAGAGGGCTCAGATCATTTCTTGTATTCTCTCCCCACCACATTGTAATTTATATGACAAGCATTTGGATATAACTGGCATGAAGCATTCGAGATGCACTGACCAAATCCCTAACAAAGATAACTACCACATCAACAGTGACTGCAATAATTCCCTTTGGCACTGCACAATACACAAGTGACAAAACTGAGATACTAGAGCATACCACAAACAAAAGCCACCTTCGCCATCATGGCCAATAATGAGAGATGTGCTTTTTGGCATCCTTCGAAGCTCCAGTACAGGACCCATGTTACCCAAACTAGGAATCACATACTGCTCAGATATCTCACTGTGAACACAAAAAAAAGGAATAGATTACACCCATCAAGAGTTAGTATGGATATCTAAATCAAGTTTAAGGGGAACTCCTGCAGTAAATATGATTCAAAATCATGATGGTAATGCCAAAGCAAAAGGAAGTACAACCATGGACATGGACACATGGTGCATGATTAATGCATCACAGAAATACTGAGACACTTGAAAAACGTTAAACAATGTGCTTAGCATGTGTTCATTAGAAAGACTAGGACATCCACAAGACAACCAAATAGGTACTCAGAGCAGAACTGTTTTTTCCCAGACTTCTTCAATTTGCACTCTAAATGAAATAGCTTTCGATATATCCTGCTATAGCTTTTATAGCTTCCAAAGGAGGCTACCGCTAAATGTCATAGCCCGCAATTTAAAACCATGAACCCAACAGATCATTAGAAACTCTTATCTTTTATTTAATACCAATACTTTTTCATAAGACATGATTTATTGACAAATTTGAGTGCATCAAGTGAGTGGTGTGTCCGAAGTCTTGGCTAATGTAAGGTTCTGATTTCTATTGCACAGGGAATGTATTCTAATTTTCTTCATTTCAAACATATAAATAGATTGCTATAATATTTCCAATAGAGCACAACCATTCAATCCAACCTTTTAACATGAAAAGTAGATGATTACTAGAATATTGTACTTTGCACATAGTAAAATTGTAATTTAAAAAAAGAGGTATTAAAACATGAGATGGAAAGGGACACATATAATGTTGATACTACAGAAAATATGTACCTCCACCCATCGACCATTTCCCAGATATGCAAGTTTCTGCTATCTTCAGTAGCTACAATGTAATTTGGTTCAAATACCAGAATGCACGACACTGTCCCATAAGGCATCAAATTGGTTACAAGTGAAACATAACCCAAGTTAACAGATACAATTTTTAAAGAATTATCTTCGCATCGGCCCAAGTTGCACACCGAGCACAAGCAATCAATGTTTTGTATCCTGTCAATAAGAATATTTAATCAGCACCAGCATAaggtatactccctccgtccacaaaaggaTGCAACTACAGGATTTGTGCAAGTCAAACTAGATTaattaactttgaccaagtttatagtttaaagtattaatatttattatgTCTTCAACTaggtttactatgaaaatatatttcataattaaattAATGGTACTTATCTTATATAATAAATGTTTGTACTCTTTTAtataactttagtcaaacttcaaatcatttgacttctcgaaaagtgAGAATTGCGTCCTTTTGTGGACCGAGGAAGTATATACAACATTTTCCGGCATGTCACTAAGGGATTATGATTACAACCTGCAAGAAGGTATTCTGATGCTGCTCAGGAGGACCAGAAACTGGCCATCAGGTGTAAAATGCAAACCAGATCTTCCAAACGGAAACTGAAAAGAACAGAAGTGCAAGGAATTTAGTGCAATGTTGCATCACCCGGGGGGGAAAAACTGTGCTCACAGAAAACTCTTACATTTCCTGTTGAAGAATGGTCCAAGGTGGGTAGTACAAGGGGAGTGTAACCAACAAAACATGGTGGCGCATCTTTCTGGTCTTTAGGAGTGATAGTGTAAACATAAAGGAATCTTTGGCAGCTCTCCAAAAGGCCACACAATACATAAATATAGAAGCTGTTATGATTTTTAGCATTTAACATGACAGACAAGACAGGCAATGGGTGCAGGTAGCATCCCACCAGCTCTAGGTGATGATctgaccttcttgcttgtgttcttctgTATGCAGATACTAAACCATGTGTACTATTGGTCATAGAAAGGGCATTATCTGGTTGGTGATGAAAAACATCATTTTCACCCTTTGGAGATATGTGTTCACAAACATTGCCTTCCCCACATACAGATAGCATCGTGTTCTTATTACCATTTTTACATCCAATTTGACATTCTTCCACTTTGCCAAGCGAATTTCCTTTATCTGCTTTAACTCTGTCACCAACAGGACAACCTTTAGTGGTGCTTACTCTTTGTGACCCATCACTAGAATGCATGCCTTTGTCTGATGACTCAAAAGCAACATGtttgtcaacaaactcaacattcTCAGAATGAAAACTAGTATTGTCATCAGATTTTGTACATTTATAGCTTACACTATGGAACCAATTTTCCTTCTGATCAATTGCTGGCACTTCAGTATGATGTTGTTCATCTCGCATGACCAACAAAGATGATTTTGCCTCACTCACAGGTGGCAAAATCAAAGTTGAACTCACATAACGCTTACCCCACTTTACAACATCATTATGTGCATTAGAATGAACTGGAGCAGGCAAGATATTTGCTAAACACTCCTCATTCCTCGAAACTGCTGAACCATGTCTAACAAAAGCTTGTGCACAAACATCAATTGATCCATTACCAGTGTTCTTGTGGTATGAAACATCCACCGAAACTGATGAGTCGTTTTTTATAACATTTGTAAGCTCCTTAAATTGCTGCTCAGATTGTTTAACATCGCCAATAAACTGGTTGTAGTTTGCAGGGTTGGAACTATCTTCCCCACCGAACTCATCCTCTAGACAAGCAACGAGCGAATCAGACAAAATATATTGTCCATTTTCATGATTATATACCACATCAGGTGCATTTTTGCCATTATGTACACTCGCCTGATACTCAAAAACTTCACTTTTGCCATTTAGCAACTTCAACTTCTCATTAGGTCCCCTAGAGCACACATCCTCaggataatgatgatgattacCTATTGATTTCTTCGTATTGTCACCCAAAATTTGTGCATCATCCTCAAAACTATCTGCAACAACATAACCACTCATCTCATCTAATTTAACCACTGAGTCATCATTTCTGCAGTCATCATTGGCAAAGCCATTTTTAACCATGTCATGATGAGATCCCGCATGGTCACACATTCCAGAACTATTTTCATTTGTACCTTCACCCATAATTGTTGGTACAGTTACACCTGTTCAAAACAAGGAATTATTCAGAGCCGTAGCTAACTTACAGAAGAAAAGGATCATCAGTCAGGAGTTACAAAAGTCCAAACTATGTTTTCTGTAGCCTTCTTGCTTGGCTATAGAAAGTTACCCTTATCAAAAGAAAAAGGAATACCATTTTAACTACTCTAATTAATCAAATTTTCCATGAAAGATATATTTCCACA encodes:
- the LOC136535353 gene encoding uncharacterized protein isoform X1, whose amino-acid sequence is MAAAEDAEGDRVIEIVSAGALYHRGGDWERKYWSCSRGKDRYPYPVGYHAVRHFTGISYAMEIQQGPKGPIFLVTSTEGDSATGQTPDIAWKNFQKKTGAKVKNWQRTKSFPQKIDGAELFGFKNASIQRLLRELIVDSTGAVELNLPCEVASEAGAHLVHNKDASDVSEAEDLSVCLGMESGTPKRSIEPSQVENTLIVHCPDMLTSVDKCNVSTHKNTNEGDTVGRALLQDDSDSRCALPLLEEVPNNAQSTSLDDNLGEPSLVSSQQVGLSSGSYSSPEKSNIELAEKEVAKSMMSILLPQAIPLLMKTYKGKKSKHKNKETSTVSAKTVSAYNPSDSCCQGVTVPTIMGEGTNENSSGMCDHAGSHHDMVKNGFANDDCRNDDSVVKLDEMSGYVVADSFEDDAQILGDNTKKSIGNHHHYPEDVCSRGPNEKLKLLNGKSEVFEYQASVHNGKNAPDVVYNHENGQYILSDSLVACLEDEFGGEDSSNPANYNQFIGDVKQSEQQFKELTNVIKNDSSVSVDVSYHKNTGNGSIDVCAQAFVRHGSAVSRNEECLANILPAPVHSNAHNDVVKWGKRYVSSTLILPPVSEAKSSLLVMRDEQHHTEVPAIDQKENWFHSVSYKCTKSDDNTSFHSENVEFVDKHVAFESSDKGMHSSDGSQRVSTTKGCPVGDRVKADKGNSLGKVEECQIGCKNGNKNTMLSVCGEGNVCEHISPKGENDVFHHQPDNALSMTNSTHGLVSAYRRTQARRSDHHLELVGCYLHPLPVLSVMLNAKNHNSFYIYVLCGLLESCQRFLYVYTITPKDQKDAPPCFVGYTPLVLPTLDHSSTGNFPFGRSGLHFTPDGQFLVLLSSIRIPSCRIQNIDCLCSVCNLGRCEDNSLKIVSVNLGYVSLVTNLMPYGTVSCILVFEPNYIVATEDSRNLHIWEMVDGWSEISEQYVIPSLGNMGPVLELRRMPKSTSLIIGHDGEGGFCLWYALVSQFCHLCIVQCQRELLQSLLMW
- the LOC136535353 gene encoding uncharacterized protein isoform X2: MLSAISPEYPMPWKSNRGPRVQYSCLQVTSTEGDSATGQTPDIAWKNFQKKTGAKVKNWQRTKSFPQKIDGAELFGFKNASIQRLLRELIVDSTGAVELNLPCEVASEAGAHLVHNKDASDVSEAEDLSVCLGMESGTPKRSIEPSQVENTLIVHCPDMLTSVDKCNVSTHKNTNEGDTVGRALLQDDSDSRCALPLLEEVPNNAQSTSLDDNLGEPSLVSSQQVGLSSGSYSSPEKSNIELAEKEVAKSMMSILLPQAIPLLMKTYKGKKSKHKNKETSTVSAKTVSAYNPSDSCCQGVTVPTIMGEGTNENSSGMCDHAGSHHDMVKNGFANDDCRNDDSVVKLDEMSGYVVADSFEDDAQILGDNTKKSIGNHHHYPEDVCSRGPNEKLKLLNGKSEVFEYQASVHNGKNAPDVVYNHENGQYILSDSLVACLEDEFGGEDSSNPANYNQFIGDVKQSEQQFKELTNVIKNDSSVSVDVSYHKNTGNGSIDVCAQAFVRHGSAVSRNEECLANILPAPVHSNAHNDVVKWGKRYVSSTLILPPVSEAKSSLLVMRDEQHHTEVPAIDQKENWFHSVSYKCTKSDDNTSFHSENVEFVDKHVAFESSDKGMHSSDGSQRVSTTKGCPVGDRVKADKGNSLGKVEECQIGCKNGNKNTMLSVCGEGNVCEHISPKGENDVFHHQPDNALSMTNSTHGLVSAYRRTQARRSDHHLELVGCYLHPLPVLSVMLNAKNHNSFYIYVLCGLLESCQRFLYVYTITPKDQKDAPPCFVGYTPLVLPTLDHSSTGNFPFGRSGLHFTPDGQFLVLLSSIRIPSCRIQNIDCLCSVCNLGRCEDNSLKIVSVNLGYVSLVTNLMPYGTVSCILVFEPNYIVATEDSRNLHIWEMVDGWSEISEQYVIPSLGNMGPVLELRRMPKSTSLIIGHDGEGGFCLWYALVSQFCHLCIVQCQRELLQSLLMW